The following proteins are encoded in a genomic region of Vulpes vulpes isolate BD-2025 chromosome X, VulVul3, whole genome shotgun sequence:
- the PLXNB3 gene encoding plexin-B3 isoform X2, which produces MRLPWCHTARETPPLPPCEAVPAMAPRPPLGPHLLLALLLSLPPPPTRARHFSAPNATFNHLALAPGPGTLYVGAVNRLFQLSPELRLQAVAVTGPVLDSPDCVPFRDPADCPHARLTDNANQLLLVSGRARELVACGQVRQGVCDKRRLDDVAHVLYQAEDPGDGQFVAANAPGVATVGLVVQAPDRDLLLVARGLAGKLSAGVPPLTVRQLAGPQPFSSEGLGRLVVGDLSDYNNSYVGAFAAGRSAYFVFRRRGARAQADYRSYAARVCLGDANLYSYVEVPLACRGQGLIQAAAVTPSTLLGAFAAGPGGAGAALCAFPLARLDASMEHARRLCYTAGGRGPGGAEEATVEYGVTSRCAALPADSPESYPCGDEHTPSPIAGRQPLEAEPLLQLEQPISAVAGLQADGHTIAFLGDTQGQLHKVFLNGSHGHVYHSQQVGPRGSAISPDLLVDGNGSHVYVLTAQQVDRVPVAACSEFPDCTSCLQARDPLCGWCVLQGRCTLKGQCGRAAQANQWLWSYEDSHCPHVQSLLPAYRPRQEQGQVTLSVPRLPTLAADEYFHCAFGDYDSLAHVEGPHVACVTPPQDQLPLNPPGTDHITLPLALMFEDVAVAATNFSFYDCSAVQALEVAAPCRACVGSIWRCHWCPRSSRCVYGEHCPEGEGTIYSAQEADVQVRGPGACPRVEGLAGPVLLPVGWKSHLALRVRNLQHFGSLPASYHCWLELPGKLQRLPASLEETSGDVGLISCQAQQLHPSVAQQELRVPIYVTRGKAQRLDNAHTLHVTLYDCAVGHPDCSRCQAANGSLGCVWCSHRQPACRYGPLCPPEAVELLCPSPRIDRIEPLTGPPEGGLALTIWGSNLGRDFAEVQDAVNVAGRPCSPEPSLYRTSARIVCVTSPAPNGTTGPIQVAIKNRPPGISTQHFTYQDPILLSLSPHWGPQAGGTQLTIHGQHLQTGGNISAFVGAQPCPIQEPVCPEAIVCHTMSQASPGEAVVRVVFGHAQRTLLTSPFQYTANPQLVAAEPSVSFRGGGRLIRVRGTGLDVVQQPLLSVWLAATAEVQAAGVEPRNPTPRTSCGGPAAAPQACIQLREGLLQCSTVCSINSSSLLLCQSPAVPDGVHPQRVFFTLDNVHVDFASANGGQDFQYQPNPRLAPLSREKPTRPYRLKPGNVLDVEGQGLNLGISKEEVRVHIGDGECLVKTLTLTHLYCEPPSRAPQPANGSSALPQFVVQMGNVRLALGPVQYETEPTLSAFPVEAQVGLGLGAAVLITAVLLLTLMYRHKSKQALRDYQKVLVQLENLEIGVGDQCRKEFTDLMTEMTDLSSDLEASGIPFLDYHTYAERVFFPGHGGCPLQPALEGPGEEGRRAPVRQGLTQLSNLLNSKLFLLTLIHTLEEQPSFSQRDRCHVASLLSLALHGKLEYLTDILRTLLSDLAAHYVHKNPKLMLRRTETMVEKLLTNWLSICLYAFLKEVAGEPLYMLLRAIQYQVDKGPVDAVTGKAKRTLNDSRLLREDVEFRPLTLMVLAGPRAGGAAGGGAVQRVPARVLDTDTITQVKEKVLEQVYKGTPFSQRPSAHALDLEWRSGLAGHLTLSDEDLTSVTHNHWKRLNTLQHYKVPDGATVGLIPQLHNGGAVSQSLAQNCTLGENVPMLEDGEEGGVHLWHLVKGTEEPEGAKARRSSLRERERERARAKAIPEIYLTRLLSMKGTLQKFVDDTFQAILSVNRPVPIAIKYLFDFLDELAEKHGIEDPETLHIWKTNSLLLRFWVNTLKNPQLIFDVRVSDNVDAILAVIAQTFIDSCTVSEHKVGRDSPVNKLLYAREIPRYKQMVERYYSDIRQSSPASYQEMNSALAELSGNYTSAPHCLEALQELYNHIHRYYDQIISALEEDPVGQKMQLACRLQQVAALVENKVTDL; this is translated from the exons ATGCGCCTCCCTTGGTGCCACACTGCCCGGGAGACCCCTCCGCTGCCCCCCTGCGAGGCG GTGCCTGCGATGGCTCCCCGGCCTCCCCTcggcccccacctcctgctcgCGCTGCTGCTGAGCCTGCCGCCGCCCCCAACGCGGGCCCGTCACTTCTCGGCCCCCAACGCCACCTTCAACCACTTGGCACTGGCGCCGGGCCCGGGCACACTCTACGTCGGTGCCGTGAACCGCCTCTTCCAGCTCAGCCCCGAGCTGCGGCTGCAGGCGGTGGCCGTCACCGGGCCGGTCCTCGACAGCCCCGACTGCGTGCCCTTCCGCGACCCGGCCGACTGCCCGCACGCGCGGCTCACCGACAACGCCAACCAGCTGCTGCTGGTGAGCGGCCGCGCGCGGGAGCTCGTGGCCTGCGGGCAGGTGCGCCAGGGCGTGTGCGACAAGCGGCGCCTGGACGACGTGGCCCACGTGCTGTACCAGGCCGAGGACCCCGGCGACGGGCAGTTTGTGGCCGCCAACGCCCCGGGAGTCGCCACGGTGGGCCTGGTGGTGCAGGCGCCGGACCGGGACCTGCTGCTGGTGGCCCGCGGCCTGGCGGGCAAGCTGTCGGCGGGGGTGCCGCCCCTGACCGTGCGCCAGCTGGCGGGGCCGCAGCCCTTCTCGAGCGAGGGCCTGGGCCGCCTGGTGGTGGGCGACCTCTCCGACTACAACAACAGCTACGTGGGGGCCTTCGCGGCCGGCCGCTCGGCCTACTTCGTGTTCCGCcgccgcggggcgcgggcgcaggCCGACTACCGCTCCTACGCGGCCCGCGTGTGCCTGGGCGATGCCAACCTTTACTCGTACGTGGAGGTGCCCCTCGCCTGCCGGGGCCAGGGCCTCATCCAGGCCGCCGCCGTCACGCCAAGCACCTTGCTGGGGGCATTCGCCGCGGGCcccggcggggcgggcgccgcCCTGTGCGCCTTCCCCCTGGCGCGGCTGGACGCCAGCATGGAGCACGCGCGGCGCCTGTGCTACACGGCGGGTGGCCGCGGCCCCGGCGGCGCCGAGGAAGCCACCGTGGAGTACGGAGTCACCTCCCGCTGCGCCGCCCTGCCCGCC GACTCCCCTGAGTCGTACCCCTGCGGCGACGAGCACACCCCCAGCCCCATTGCTGGCCGCCAGCCCCTGGAGGCCGAGCCCCTGCTGCAGCTCGAGCAGCCCATCAGCGCCGTGGCCGGCCTCCAGGCAGACGGGCACACGATCGCTTTCCTGGGGGACACGCAGGGTCAGCTGCATAAG GTCTTCCTCAATGGCTCCCACGGCCACGTGTACCACTCCCAGCAAGTGGGGCCTCGGGGTTCAGCTATCAGCCCAGACCTGCTGGTGGACGGCAACGGCAGCCACGTCTATGTCCTCACTGCCCAGCAG GTGGACCGGGTACCTGTGGCAGCCTGCTCCGAGTTCCCTGACTGCACCAGCTGCCTCCAGGCCCGGGACCCGCTGTGTGGCTGGTGCGTCCTCCAGGGCAG GTGCACCCTCAAGGGCCAATGCGGGCGGGCAGCCCAGGCCAACCAGTGGCTGTGGAGCTACGAGGACAGCCACTGCCCACACGTCCAGAGCTTGCTGCCGGCCTACCGCCCCCGCCAGGAGCAGGGCCAG GTCACCTTGTCTGTCCCCCGGCTGCCCACCCTGGCCGCGGATGAATACTTCCATTGTGCCTTTGGGGACTATGACAGCTTGGCCCACGTGGAAGGGCCCCACGTGGCCTGTGTCACCCCACCCCAAGACCAGCTGCCGCTTAACCCTCCAGGCACAG accacATCACCTTGCCCCTGGCTTTGATGTTTGAGGATGTGGCTGTGGCTGCCACCAACTTCTCCTTCTACGACTGCAGTGCTGTCCAGGCCTTGGAGGTGGCCGCCCC GTGTCGCGCCTGTGTGGGCAGCATATGGCGGTGCCACTGGTGCCCCCGAAGCAGCCGCTGTGTGTACGGGGAGCACTGCCCAGAGGGCGAGGGGACCATTTACAGCGCCCAGGAG GCGGACGTCCAGGTGCGTGGCCCGGGGGCTTGTCCCCGGGTGGAGGGCCTGGCCGGCCCCGTCCTGCTGCCCGTGGGTTGGAAGAGCCACTTGGCCCTGCGTGTGCGGAACCTTCAGCATTTCGGA AGCCTGCCTGCCTCCTACCACTGCTGGCTGGAGCTGCCCGGAAAACTTCAACGGCTGCCGGCCTCTCTGGAGGAGACGTCCGGGGACGTGGGCCTCATCTCCTGCCAGGCCCAGCAG CTCCACCCGTCCGTGGCCCAGCAGGAGCTCCGGGTGCCCATCTATGTCACCCGGGGTAAGGCTCAGCGGCTGGACAATGCCCACACTCTTCATG TGACCCTGTACGACTGCGCTGTGGGCCACCCTGACTGCAGCCGCTGCCAGGCGGCCAATGGGAGCCTGGGCTGCGTGTGGTGCAGCCACCGCCAGCCCGCCTGTCGCTATGGCCCTCTCTGCCCCCCGGAGGCCGTGGAGTTGCTGTGTCCCTCTCCCCGCATCGACAGA ATTGAGCCCCTGACAGGGCCCCCCGAGGGCGGCTTGGCCCTCACCATCTGGGGCTCCAACCTGGGCCGGGACTTCGCTGAGGTGCAAGACGCCGTGAACGTGGCCGGCCGCCCCTGCAGCCCCGAGCCCTCTCTCTACCGCACCTCTGCCCG GATCGTGTGTGTGACATCCCCCGCCCCCAATGGCACCACTGGGCCAATCCAAGTGGCCATTAAGAATCGGCCACCAGGCATCTCAACCCAACATTTCACCTACCAG GACCCCATCCTGCTGAGCCTGAGTCCCCATTGGGGCCCCCAGGCAGGGGGTACCCAGCTCACTATCCACGGGCAGCACCTCCAGACGGGAGGCAACATCAGTGCCTTTGTGGGTGCACAGCCCTGCCCTAT CCAGGAGCCGGTGTGTCCTGAGGCCATAGTGTGCCACACCATGTCCCAGGCCAGCCCAGGAGAAGCTGTGGTTCGAGTGGTCTTTGGCCACGCCCAGCGCACGCTGCTCACCAGCCCCTTCCAGTACACGGCCAACCCGCAGCTGGTGGCGGCGGAGCCCAGCGTCAGCTTCCGGGG GGGCGGGCGGCTGATCCGAGTCAGGGGCACGGGCCTGGACGTGGTGCAGCAGCCCCTGCTGTCGGTGTGGCTGGCGGCCACGGCGGAGGTGCAGGCTGCAGGTGTCGAGCCCCGGAACCCAACCCCGAGGACGAGCTGTGGGGGCCCCGCCGCAGCGCCCCAGGCTTGTATCCAGCTTCGGGAGGGCTTGCTGCAG TGCTCCACTGTCTGTTCCATCAACTCGTCCAGCCTCCTTCTGTGCCAGAGCCCTGCCGTGCCAGATGGGGTGCACCCCCAGCGGGTCTTCTTCACCCTAGACAACGTGCATGTGGACTTTGCCAGCGCCAACGggggccaggacttccagtaccagcCCAACCCCCGTCTGGCGCCCCTCAGCCGCGAGAAGCCCACCCGCCCCTACCGCCTCAAGCCGGGCAACGTCCTGGACGTGGAG GGCCAGGGCCTCAACCTGGGGATTAGCAAGGAGGAGGTGCGCGTGCACATCGGGGACGGCGAGTGCCTGGTGAAGACGCTCACGCTCACCCACCTGTACTGCGAGCCGCCCTCCCGGGCCCCGCAGCCCGCCAACGGCTCCAGTGCCCTGCCGCAGTTCGTG gTTCAGATGGGCAACGTGCGCCTGGCCCTGGGCCCCGTCCAGTACGAGACTGAGCCCACTCTGTCTGCCTTCCCCGTGGAGGCCCaggtgggcctgggcctgggcgcCGCTGTGCTGATCACCGCtgtcctcctcctcaccctcatGTACAG GCACAAGAGCAAGCAGGCCCTGCGGGACTATCAGAAGGTTCTGGTGCAACTGGAGAACCTGGAGATTGGTGTGGGTGACCAGTGCCGCAAGGAGTTCACAG ACCTGATGACCGAGATGACCGACCTCAGCAGCGACCTGGAGGCCAGCGGGATCCCCTTCCTGGACTACCACACCTACGCTGAGCGGGTCTTCTTCCCGGGGCACGGCGGCTGCCCCCTGCAGCCTGCGCTCGAGGGGCCCGGGGAGGAGGGCCGCCGCGCCCCCGTGCGCCAGGGCCTCACGCAGCTCTCCAACCTGCTCAACAGCAAGCTCTTCCTCCTCACA CTCATCCACACCCTGGAGGAGCAGCCCAGCTTCTCCCAGCGGGACCGCTGCCACGTGGCTTCTCTGCTGTCCCTGGCGCTGCACGGCAAGCTCGAGTACCTGACGGACATCCTGAGGACGCTGCTGAGTGACCTGGCTGCCCACTACGTGCACAAGAACCCCAAGCTCATGCTGCGCAG GACAGAGACCATGGTGGAGAAGCTGCTTACCAACTGGCTGTCCATCTGTCTCTATGCCTTCCTGAAG GAGGTGGCCGGTGAACCGCTGTACATGCTCCTCCGGGCCATACAGTACCAGGTGGACAAGGGCCCCGTGGACGCTGTGACCGGCAAGGCAAAACGGACCCTGAACGACAGCCGGCTGCTTCGGGAGGACGTGGAGTTCCGGCCCCTGACGCTGATGGTGTTGGCGGGCCCCAGGGCTGGCGGGGCCGCAGGGGGCGGCGCGGTGCAGCGCGTGCCCGCCCGGGTGCTCGACACAGACACCATCACCCAGGTCAAAGAGAAGGTGTTGGAGCAAGTCTACAAGGGCACCCCCTTCTCCCAGAGGCCCTCAGCGCACGCCCTAGATCTCG AGTGGCGCTCGGGCCTTGCTGGTCACCTAACCCTGTCAGATGAGGACCTGACCTCAGTGACCCACAACCACTGGAAGAGACTCAACACTCTCCAACACTACAAG GTCCCGGACGGAGCCACCGTGGGGCTCATCCCCCAGCTGCACAACGGAGGGGCCGTCTCCCAGAGCCTGGCCCAGAACTGCACCCTGGGGGAGA ACGTTCCCATGCTGGAGGATGGTGAGGAGGGTGGGGTCCACCTCTGGCACCTGGTGAAAGGCACCGAAGAGCCAGAAGGAGCTAAGGCCCGGCGCAGCAGCCTgagggagcgggagcgggagcgggcgCGGGCCAAGGCCATCCCGGAAATCTACCTCACCCGCCTGCTCTCCATGAAG GGCACCCTGCAGAAGTTCGTGGATGACACCTTCCAGGCCATCCTCAGCGTGAACAGGCCCGTGCCCATCGCCATCAAGTACCTGTTCGACTTCCTGGACGAGCTGGCCGAGAAGCACGGCATCGAGGACCCAGAGACGCTGCACATCTGGAAGACCAACAG cctgctGTTGCGGTTCTGGGTGAACACCCTGAAGAACCCGCAGCTCATCTTTGACGTGCGGGTGTCAGACAACGTGGATGCCATCCTCGCCGTCATCGCCCAAACCTTCATCGACTCCTGCACGGTCTCCGAGCATAAAGTGGGCAGG GACTCCCCAGTGAACAAACTGCTGTATGCCCGGGAGATCCCTCGCTACAAGCAGATGGTGGAGAG ATACTACTCCGACATCCGCCAGAGCTCTCCGGCGAGCTACCAGGAGATGAACTCGGCTCTGGCCGAGCTCTCTGGG AACTACACGTCTGCTCCCCACTGTCTGGAAGCTCTGCAAGAACTCTACAACCACATCCACAGGTATTATGACCAG ATCATCAGCGCCCTGGAGGAGGACCCTGTGGGCCAGAAGATGCAGCTGGCCTGCCGTCTGCAGCAGGTAGCGGCGCTGGTGGAGAACAAGGTGACGGACCTGTAA